The uncultured Fusobacterium sp. genome contains a region encoding:
- a CDS encoding cyclophilin-like fold protein — translation MKKILIICLVLILSVLVYGEEKMKNRIKFSFNNKEIIVLLEDNSASRSLLAQLPLEIKFENYGNTEKISYLPKKLDISEAPKSCTPQIYDLTYYSPWGNLAFFTEDFRYSNGLVPLGKIEIGFTELKDIDKIENVKIEKIN, via the coding sequence ATGAAAAAAATTTTAATAATTTGTTTAGTGCTTATTTTATCAGTATTAGTTTATGGTGAAGAAAAAATGAAAAATAGAATAAAATTTAGTTTTAACAATAAGGAAATTATTGTTCTTTTAGAAGATAATAGTGCATCTAGAAGTTTATTAGCTCAATTACCTTTAGAAATAAAATTTGAAAATTATGGAAATACAGAGAAAATTAGTTATCTTCCTAAAAAATTAGATATTAGTGAAGCTCCAAAAAGTTGTACTCCTCAAATATATGATTTGACATATTATTCTCCATGGGGAAACCTTGCTTTTTTTACAGAAGATTTTAGATATTCAAATGGATTAGTTCCTTTGGGAAAAATTGAGATAGGATTTACAGAATTGAAAGATATAGATAAAATTGAAAATGTTAAAATAGAGAAAATAAATTAA